One segment of Amycolatopsis alba DSM 44262 DNA contains the following:
- a CDS encoding AI-2E family transporter has translation MSEPQRKQPEFDPSNPFLSESSEDVTNLVPRGLRIGAALSWRFIVVIAALYVIVFLIGYLSVVVIPLSIALLLAALLAPAVSKLQTIKFPRGLAAGIVLIAGLAVLGGLLTFVVAQFSSGLPELQKQLTESLNQIKSWLIDGPLHLRQEQIQEFINQAISFLQNNQASITTTALTTAGTVGEIVTGFILTLFILIFFLSGGDQIWTFLCRGVPRRVRNRIDVAGRRGFASLVSYVRATAAVAVVDAVGIGIGLAIVGVPLVIPLATLVFLGAFIPIIGAVIAGAVAVLIALVTKGVVGALVVLAIVIGVMQLESHVLQPILLGRAVKLHPLAVVLAITAGLVSAGIAGALLSVPLLAVLNAGIRSLLHEQDPDPADIDVLRDQAATPNDPGEEKESEAKS, from the coding sequence GTGAGCGAGCCCCAGCGCAAACAGCCGGAATTCGACCCGTCGAACCCGTTCCTCTCCGAGTCCAGCGAAGACGTCACCAACCTGGTGCCACGCGGCCTGCGGATCGGCGCGGCACTGTCGTGGCGTTTCATCGTGGTGATCGCCGCGCTCTACGTGATCGTGTTCCTGATCGGCTACCTGTCGGTGGTCGTGATCCCGCTGTCGATCGCGCTGCTGCTCGCCGCGTTGCTCGCGCCCGCGGTCTCCAAGCTGCAGACGATCAAGTTCCCGCGCGGGCTCGCGGCCGGGATAGTGCTGATCGCCGGGCTCGCGGTACTCGGCGGGCTGCTGACGTTCGTCGTCGCGCAGTTCTCGTCCGGTCTGCCGGAACTGCAGAAACAGCTGACGGAGAGCCTCAACCAGATCAAGAGCTGGCTCATCGACGGGCCGCTGCACCTGCGCCAGGAGCAGATCCAGGAGTTCATCAACCAGGCGATCAGCTTCCTGCAGAACAACCAGGCGTCGATCACCACCACCGCGCTCACCACGGCGGGCACGGTCGGCGAGATCGTCACCGGTTTCATCCTGACGCTGTTCATCCTCATCTTCTTCCTCTCCGGCGGCGACCAGATCTGGACGTTCCTCTGCCGCGGCGTACCGAGGCGGGTGCGCAACCGGATCGACGTCGCCGGGCGTCGAGGCTTCGCGTCGCTGGTCAGTTACGTGCGCGCGACGGCGGCGGTGGCCGTGGTCGACGCGGTCGGCATCGGCATCGGGCTGGCGATCGTCGGGGTGCCGCTGGTGATCCCGCTGGCGACGCTGGTCTTCCTCGGCGCGTTCATCCCGATCATCGGCGCCGTGATCGCGGGCGCGGTCGCGGTGCTGATCGCACTGGTGACGAAGGGGGTCGTCGGCGCGCTGGTCGTGCTGGCCATCGTCATCGGTGTCATGCAGCTGGAAAGCCACGTGCTGCAGCCGATCCTGCTGGGCCGCGCGGTCAAGCTGCACCCGCTCGCCGTGGTGCTCGCGATCACCGCCGGTCTCGTCTCCGCCGGGATCGCCGGCGCGCTGCTGTCGGTGCCGCTGCTCGCGGTGCTCAACGCGGGTATCCGGTCGCTGCTGCACGAACAGGATCCCGACCCGGCCGACATCGACGTCCTGCGGGATCAGGCGGCGACGCCGAACGATCCGGGGGAAGAGAAAGAGTCCGAAGCCAAGTCATGA
- the macS gene encoding MacS family sensor histidine kinase — protein sequence MTDTPLWRAVSALGTRDPATPLWRGVIVLRVTTLLFALGSFIVHYDGYADKWLAWTSFGVMTAWTVLSSLFYARPSSRWPWLVGFDLVLTVALMFTSAWILTTKQFDANTPLITTVWAAVPPAAAGTRFGALGGVLAGLVVSAVTGLVRWRFDVDVARDGFLLTASGFVIGLAATMARRSADALTRALRMEAATAERERLARSIHDSVLQVLARVRKRGAEFGGEAAELAKLAGEQEIALRALVTTEPTHPSENGTTDLRAALQLLATPSVQVSTPAGEVQLPEHVTVELVAVAREALSNVEKHAGEDAHAWVLLEDLGTEVVVSVRDDGPGIAQGVLERAAAEGHLGIAESIKGRVRDLGGSAALDTAPGQGTEWEIKVPVAARGKR from the coding sequence ATGACGGACACCCCGCTCTGGCGAGCGGTCTCGGCGCTCGGCACGCGGGACCCCGCCACCCCGCTGTGGCGCGGGGTGATCGTGCTTCGCGTGACAACGCTGCTCTTCGCGCTGGGTTCGTTCATCGTTCACTACGACGGCTACGCCGACAAGTGGCTCGCGTGGACGTCGTTCGGCGTGATGACGGCGTGGACGGTGCTCAGCAGCCTGTTCTACGCGCGGCCGTCGAGCCGCTGGCCGTGGCTGGTCGGCTTCGATCTCGTGCTGACCGTCGCCCTCATGTTCACGTCGGCGTGGATCCTGACCACCAAGCAGTTCGACGCCAACACCCCGCTCATCACGACGGTGTGGGCGGCGGTCCCGCCCGCGGCCGCCGGGACGCGGTTCGGCGCGCTCGGCGGGGTGCTCGCCGGGCTGGTGGTTTCGGCGGTCACCGGGCTGGTGCGCTGGCGGTTCGACGTCGACGTCGCGCGGGACGGATTCCTGCTGACCGCGAGCGGGTTCGTGATCGGGCTGGCCGCGACCATGGCGCGCCGGTCCGCGGACGCGCTGACCAGGGCATTGCGCATGGAGGCCGCCACGGCCGAACGCGAGCGGCTCGCCCGCTCGATCCACGACAGCGTCCTCCAGGTGCTCGCGCGGGTGCGCAAACGCGGCGCCGAATTCGGCGGGGAGGCCGCCGAACTGGCGAAACTGGCCGGTGAGCAGGAGATCGCGCTGCGGGCGCTGGTCACCACCGAGCCGACACATCCGAGCGAGAACGGGACCACCGATCTGCGGGCCGCGCTGCAGCTGCTCGCGACGCCGTCGGTGCAGGTCTCGACACCCGCAGGCGAGGTCCAATTGCCCGAGCACGTGACCGTGGAGCTGGTGGCGGTGGCGCGCGAGGCGCTGTCGAACGTCGAGAAGCACGCGGGCGAGGACGCGCATGCCTGGGTGCTGCTGGAGGACCTCGGCACCGAAGTCGTGGTCAGCGTCCGCGACGACGGACCGGGAATCGCGCAGGGCGTGTTGGAACGCGCGGCGGCCGAGGGACATCTGGGTATCGCGGAGTCCATCAAGGGACGCGTGCGGGATCTGGGCGGAAGCGCGGCGCTCGACACCGCGCCCGGCCAGGGCACGGAATGGGAAATCAAGGTTCCAGTGGCGGCGAGGGGGAAGCGATGA
- a CDS encoding response regulator, with translation MTDAPGVSVMVVDDHPMWRDGVARDLTEHGFDVRATAPDAPAAVRIARTVKPDVVLMDLNLGETSGVDATREITAELPSTKVLVLSASGEHSDVLEAVKAGASGYLVKSASASELVDAVKRTAAGDPVFTAGLAGLVLGEYRRMADAPDDGPAPPRLTERETDVLRLVAKGMTARQIAEKLVLSHRTVENHVQSTLRKLQLHNRVELARYAIEHGLDAE, from the coding sequence ATGACCGACGCGCCCGGTGTTTCGGTGATGGTGGTCGACGACCATCCGATGTGGCGGGACGGGGTCGCGCGTGACCTGACCGAGCACGGTTTCGACGTGCGGGCCACCGCGCCGGACGCGCCCGCCGCGGTGCGGATCGCGCGCACGGTCAAACCGGACGTCGTGCTGATGGACCTCAACCTCGGGGAGACGTCGGGTGTCGACGCCACCCGCGAGATCACCGCGGAACTGCCGTCGACCAAGGTCCTGGTGCTGTCCGCCAGTGGCGAGCACAGCGACGTCCTCGAGGCGGTCAAGGCCGGGGCGTCCGGGTACCTGGTCAAATCGGCTTCGGCGAGCGAGCTGGTGGACGCGGTCAAGCGGACGGCCGCCGGGGATCCGGTGTTCACCGCCGGGCTCGCCGGGCTCGTCCTCGGCGAGTACCGCCGCATGGCCGACGCCCCGGACGACGGACCGGCGCCGCCGCGGCTGACCGAACGCGAGACCGACGTCCTGCGCCTGGTCGCGAAGGGGATGACGGCGCGGCAGATCGCCGAGAAGCTGGTGCTCTCCCACCGGACTGTGGAGAACCACGTCCAGTCGACGCTGCGGAAACTCCAGCTGCACAACCGGGTCGAACTCGCCCGCTACGCCATCGAGCACGGACTGGACGCCGAGTAG
- a CDS encoding DUF1707 SHOCT-like domain-containing protein encodes MGEEEQPTTETKPLTGRDIRVSDAEREHVVEVLQKAIGLGMLNLDEFTERTDRALASKTRGELNAVLTDLPGLVHPAAGMVPRQQQNPWAPPRQHAYAQPSGQVMQLNGKYSALQRDGNWLVPESMVIRNKYGATKLDFSQAEIRHPVVHIELQAKWGPVEITIPDDAAVDTNSITDIKFGNLDDRTRSNGRPGTPRFVITGRVHGGSLIIKYPKRGFFG; translated from the coding sequence ATGGGCGAGGAAGAGCAGCCGACGACCGAAACCAAGCCGTTGACCGGACGGGACATCCGGGTCTCCGACGCGGAACGCGAACACGTCGTCGAAGTGCTGCAGAAGGCGATCGGCCTCGGGATGCTGAACCTCGACGAGTTCACCGAGCGGACCGACCGCGCCCTCGCGTCGAAGACCCGCGGCGAGCTGAACGCGGTGCTCACGGATCTGCCCGGTCTGGTGCATCCCGCGGCGGGCATGGTGCCCCGGCAGCAGCAGAACCCGTGGGCGCCGCCGAGGCAGCACGCCTACGCCCAGCCGTCCGGGCAGGTCATGCAGCTCAACGGCAAGTACTCGGCGTTGCAGCGCGACGGGAACTGGCTGGTCCCGGAGTCGATGGTGATCCGGAACAAGTACGGCGCCACGAAACTGGACTTCTCCCAGGCCGAGATCCGGCACCCGGTGGTGCACATCGAACTGCAGGCCAAATGGGGGCCGGTGGAGATCACCATCCCCGACGATGCCGCGGTCGACACCAACTCGATCACCGACATCAAGTTCGGGAACCTCGACGACCGGACCCGGTCGAACGGCCGCCCCGGCACGCCCCGGTTCGTCATCACCGGTCGCGTGCACGGGGGGTCGCTGATCATCAAGTACCCGAAGCGCGGCTTCTTCGGTTAA
- a CDS encoding MFS transporter: MTTTETPTRAGRREWVGLAVLALPTFLVSLDVFVLILALPKLSQSLGADSTQQLWIMDVYGFMIAGFMVTMGTLGDRIGRRKLLLVGATAFGLASVLAAFSTSALMLIAARAILGIAGATLAPSTLALISNLFPDSRQRSLAIGIWAGCFTVGAIVGPMVGGVLLEHFWWGSVFLLGVPAMVLLLVVGPKLLPEYRNENAGRLDLASVALSLATILPAVYGIKELAREGLDPIPVASLLIGLGFGAVFVRRQRTLQDPLIDLKLFRSRAFSTAIGGMCAFTMLGGTSMLFVAQFFQVVLELSPVGAALALVPGMLASTVSFLAAPILARRFRPATLIATGLVGAIAGFLLLTQVEAGAGPVIPAIAFAITCLCGGPLVTLGTDLVVGSVPPEKAGSAASLSQTGNEFGYALGIATVGSLGNAVTQARLADAVPAHDAFASGMHAVSGLAALVLAGIAYFVVRHLRHVRPVGA, encoded by the coding sequence ATGACGACCACCGAGACCCCGACGCGGGCAGGCCGCCGGGAGTGGGTCGGGCTGGCCGTACTGGCCCTCCCCACCTTCCTCGTCTCCCTCGACGTGTTCGTGCTGATCCTCGCGCTGCCCAAACTCAGCCAGAGCCTCGGCGCCGACAGCACCCAGCAGCTGTGGATCATGGACGTCTACGGCTTCATGATCGCCGGGTTCATGGTCACCATGGGTACCCTCGGCGATCGCATCGGCCGCCGGAAACTGCTGCTCGTCGGCGCCACGGCGTTCGGCCTGGCCTCCGTGCTGGCGGCGTTCTCGACCAGCGCGCTGATGCTCATCGCCGCCCGCGCGATCCTCGGCATCGCCGGTGCGACGCTGGCGCCGTCGACACTCGCCCTGATCAGCAACCTGTTCCCCGACAGCCGTCAGCGCTCCCTCGCGATCGGCATCTGGGCCGGCTGTTTCACCGTCGGCGCGATCGTCGGCCCGATGGTCGGCGGCGTGCTGCTGGAGCACTTCTGGTGGGGATCGGTGTTCCTGCTCGGCGTCCCCGCCATGGTCCTGCTGCTCGTGGTCGGCCCGAAGCTCCTCCCCGAGTACCGCAACGAGAACGCCGGCCGTCTCGACCTGGCGAGCGTCGCGCTTTCGCTGGCCACGATCCTGCCCGCGGTCTACGGCATCAAGGAACTCGCCCGCGAGGGCCTCGACCCGATCCCGGTGGCGTCGCTCCTGATCGGTCTCGGCTTCGGCGCGGTGTTCGTGCGGCGCCAGCGGACCCTTCAGGACCCGCTGATCGACCTGAAGCTGTTCCGCAGCCGCGCGTTCTCGACGGCGATCGGCGGGATGTGCGCGTTCACCATGCTTGGCGGGACGAGCATGCTGTTCGTCGCGCAGTTCTTCCAGGTCGTGTTGGAGCTTTCGCCGGTCGGCGCCGCGCTGGCACTGGTGCCGGGCATGCTCGCCTCGACCGTCAGCTTCCTGGCCGCCCCGATCCTCGCCCGCCGCTTCCGTCCCGCCACCCTGATCGCCACCGGACTGGTCGGCGCCATCGCCGGATTCCTGCTGCTGACGCAGGTCGAGGCCGGAGCCGGTCCGGTGATCCCGGCGATCGCCTTCGCCATCACCTGCCTGTGCGGCGGACCGCTGGTCACCTTGGGCACGGATCTGGTCGTCGGCTCCGTGCCGCCGGAGAAGGCCGGTTCGGCGGCCTCGCTTTCGCAGACCGGCAACGAGTTCGGCTACGCGCTGGGCATCGCGACCGTCGGGTCGCTGGGCAACGCCGTCACCCAGGCCCGGCTCGCCGACGCTGTCCCGGCGCACGACGCCTTCGCCAGCGGCATGCACGCGGTGTCCGGGCTGGCGGCGCTGGTGCTGGCCGGGATCGCGTACTTCGTGGTCCGGCACCTCCGGCACGTGCGCCCTGTCGGGGCTTAA
- a CDS encoding cadmium resistance transporter — protein MNLGLVGQAAAMFVVTNIDDIVLLALFFGRGGAARVVAGQYLGFAGILAVSIVGALGAGLLPDAVLPWLGLVPLLLGLRAAWRVWRDRGTEGEEPEAGPGVLAVAGVTFANGGDNIGVYVPVFATTGTGGLIVYAVVFLALVAVWCVAGRFFATRPVIARALARWGHFLLPVVLIGIGLVILLTA, from the coding sequence GTGAACTTGGGGCTGGTCGGCCAGGCCGCGGCGATGTTCGTCGTGACCAACATCGACGACATCGTGCTGCTCGCGCTCTTCTTCGGCCGCGGGGGCGCGGCGAGGGTGGTGGCCGGGCAGTACCTCGGGTTCGCCGGGATCCTCGCCGTCTCGATCGTCGGGGCGCTCGGGGCCGGCCTGCTGCCGGATGCCGTCCTGCCCTGGCTCGGGCTGGTTCCGCTCCTGCTCGGCCTCCGGGCGGCGTGGCGCGTCTGGCGTGATCGCGGCACGGAGGGCGAAGAGCCCGAGGCCGGTCCCGGTGTGCTCGCCGTGGCGGGGGTGACCTTCGCCAACGGCGGCGACAACATCGGCGTCTACGTCCCCGTGTTCGCCACCACCGGCACCGGCGGGCTGATCGTGTACGCGGTCGTGTTCCTCGCGCTCGTCGCGGTCTGGTGCGTCGCGGGCCGGTTCTTCGCGACCCGTCCGGTGATCGCCCGCGCCCTGGCGCGCTGGGGCCACTTCCTGCTTCCGGTCGTCCTCATCGGAATCGGCTTGGTGATTCTCTTGACCGCCTGA
- the ptsP gene encoding phosphoenolpyruvate--protein phosphotransferase, whose product MPSESLTGVAVSPGRASGPVVRVAEPLGEPASTPAPADPAVEAARIDPAAQIVAARLEKLAETATGEAATILITTAAMAADPALVSSAEKLVKDQNLPAPRAVFQAAGKFADALAAAGGYMAERARDVLDVRDRLVAELLGIAPPGVPDLDSPSVLVARDLAPADTAGLDPDKVLALVTEEGGPTSHTAILARALGIPAVVAVRGVLALDAQALAVDGDTGVVEIADPNDEIVTAAKTGAIEWDGTGATADGHRVKVLGNVGSATDAQAAAEAGAEGVGLFRTEFCYLDASSEPSVEEQRKAYTAVLTPFRGKPVIVRTLDAGADKPLAFLEPDDEPNPALGVRGLRVAFDRPEILDRQLEAIAGAAQDSGAEVSVMAPMVATVAEAAWFAERVRAAGIARAGVMIEIPAAALTAREILDVVDFVSVGTNDLAQYTFAADRQLGAVAKLNDPWQPGLLRLLKVIGQAAKDTGKPAGVCGEAAADPRLALVLAGLGLTSLSMNAPAVRAVGASLAATTLAECESLAEAALATSDPVEARAAAAKR is encoded by the coding sequence ATGCCGTCTGAGTCACTGACCGGGGTCGCCGTCAGTCCCGGCCGCGCGAGCGGTCCTGTCGTCCGAGTCGCCGAACCCCTCGGCGAACCCGCGAGCACACCGGCACCGGCCGATCCCGCCGTCGAGGCCGCCCGGATCGACCCGGCCGCGCAGATCGTGGCGGCCCGGCTCGAGAAGCTGGCCGAGACCGCGACCGGTGAGGCCGCGACGATCCTCATCACCACCGCGGCCATGGCGGCCGACCCCGCGCTCGTTTCTTCCGCGGAGAAACTGGTCAAGGACCAGAACCTGCCCGCGCCGCGTGCCGTGTTCCAGGCGGCCGGCAAGTTCGCCGACGCGCTCGCTGCCGCGGGCGGTTACATGGCCGAGCGGGCCCGCGACGTCCTCGACGTGCGCGACAGGCTCGTCGCCGAACTGCTCGGCATCGCGCCTCCTGGCGTTCCCGACCTGGACTCGCCGAGCGTGCTCGTCGCGCGTGACCTCGCGCCCGCTGACACCGCCGGGCTCGACCCGGACAAGGTCCTCGCGCTCGTCACCGAAGAGGGCGGCCCCACCAGCCACACCGCGATCCTCGCCCGCGCGCTCGGCATCCCCGCCGTCGTCGCGGTCCGCGGGGTGCTCGCGCTCGACGCGCAAGCGCTTGCGGTGGACGGTGACACCGGTGTCGTCGAGATCGCGGACCCGAACGACGAGATCGTCACGGCCGCCAAGACCGGCGCGATCGAGTGGGACGGCACCGGCGCGACCGCCGACGGCCACCGCGTGAAGGTGCTCGGCAACGTCGGTTCCGCCACCGACGCGCAGGCCGCGGCCGAGGCGGGTGCCGAAGGGGTGGGCCTCTTCCGCACCGAGTTCTGCTACCTCGACGCTTCTTCCGAGCCGAGCGTCGAAGAGCAGCGCAAGGCGTACACCGCTGTGCTGACGCCGTTCCGCGGCAAGCCGGTCATCGTCCGCACGCTCGACGCGGGCGCCGACAAGCCCCTCGCCTTCCTGGAGCCCGACGACGAACCCAACCCGGCGCTCGGCGTACGCGGGCTTCGGGTCGCCTTCGACCGGCCCGAGATCCTCGACCGCCAGCTCGAGGCCATCGCGGGTGCCGCGCAGGATTCCGGCGCCGAGGTTTCGGTGATGGCGCCGATGGTCGCCACGGTCGCCGAGGCCGCTTGGTTCGCCGAGCGCGTCCGTGCCGCCGGAATCGCCCGCGCGGGCGTGATGATCGAGATCCCGGCCGCGGCGCTGACCGCCCGCGAGATCCTCGACGTGGTCGACTTCGTCTCCGTCGGCACCAACGACCTCGCGCAGTACACCTTCGCCGCGGATCGCCAGCTCGGCGCCGTCGCCAAGCTCAACGATCCGTGGCAGCCAGGGCTGCTGCGCCTGCTCAAGGTCATCGGCCAGGCCGCGAAGGACACCGGCAAACCCGCCGGCGTCTGCGGTGAGGCCGCCGCCGACCCGAGGCTCGCACTGGTACTGGCCGGGCTCGGCCTGACCAGTCTGTCGATGAACGCGCCGGCCGTGCGCGCGGTCGGCGCGAGCCTGGCCGCCACGACACTGGCCGAATGCGAGTCGCTCGCCGAGGCGGCTTTGGCCACGTCGGACCCGGTCGAGGCCCGCGCCGCGGCCGCCAAGCGATAG
- a CDS encoding ribokinase yields the protein MTSQVLVIGSANADLVVPVDRRPGGGETVLGGDTILSPGGKGANTAVAAARLGAEVALLGAVGDDPYGELLKRSLAESGVNTDSLRTSDRPTGIAYITVTPDGENSILVSPGANSGLRPEDVDLDGAEIVVLSLEIPLETVEHAVARAVEKGVKTLLNLSPAAELPEKTLQGLDVLLVNEHEAGFLLGGEADFPKLLDLGPKAAVVTLGAKGAAVVTADGVTEVSSPKVEAVDTTGAGDAFAGALAASLAKGEKLADAARWAVKVAAITVTRQGAQPSYPTASELE from the coding sequence ATGACTTCTCAGGTGCTGGTCATCGGGTCCGCCAATGCCGATCTCGTCGTCCCGGTCGACCGCCGACCCGGTGGTGGCGAAACCGTACTCGGTGGCGACACGATCTTGTCGCCGGGTGGCAAAGGCGCCAATACCGCCGTCGCCGCGGCCCGGCTCGGCGCGGAGGTCGCGCTGCTGGGGGCGGTCGGCGATGATCCGTACGGCGAGTTGCTCAAGCGTTCGCTGGCGGAGTCCGGGGTGAACACGGATTCGCTGCGTACGAGCGATCGTCCTACTGGGATCGCGTACATCACGGTCACCCCCGATGGCGAGAACTCGATTCTCGTCTCTCCCGGTGCCAACTCCGGTTTGCGGCCCGAGGACGTCGATCTCGACGGCGCCGAGATCGTGGTGCTGTCGCTGGAGATTCCACTTGAAACGGTCGAGCACGCCGTTGCGAGAGCTGTCGAAAAGGGCGTGAAGACGCTGCTGAACCTTTCGCCTGCGGCCGAACTTCCCGAAAAGACACTCCAGGGTCTCGACGTCCTGTTGGTCAACGAGCACGAGGCGGGGTTCCTGCTCGGCGGCGAGGCCGACTTCCCGAAGCTGCTCGACCTCGGTCCGAAGGCCGCTGTCGTCACGCTCGGCGCGAAGGGTGCCGCGGTGGTGACCGCGGACGGGGTGACGGAGGTGTCGTCGCCGAAGGTCGAGGCTGTCGACACGACGGGAGCCGGTGACGCTTTCGCGGGTGCGCTCGCCGCGTCGCTCGCGAAGGGCGAGAAGCTGGCCGACGCGGCGCGCTGGGCGGTGAAGGTGGCGGCGATCACTGTGACGCGCCAGGGCGCGCAGCCTTCCTATCCGACGGCATCCGAACTGGAATGA
- a CDS encoding DUF6346 domain-containing protein: MVGATLGVLIYALICWTLIGRGIVSDGEEGTGGLADMATAKTCEEVGPLSIAGIGYYWVCDIEVRPYSSRYSENVVAARSFPDELTPADIGKPVRVKEVGRYYARDFKSDVPWWSVAPAVGGVVGLGLFAHWRRNKRFRQPISEAPVTTSLSLSSVRPLGGVAAPAGLPATASRTVTPNDWSAAKFWRICGVIFVVAVISGIVGFTADRGTELREATLTIAAIGLLSPGLLWFCTPARWKKASWCTTLTVSVKGIRWFRRDKATFEVSWDELRELRLTTVTDGKRTLRMIDFFPLDEDFAKRHRPLKGLWEIGANLDGRLLPPVVNGYRIPEAFSDAAFAEIRTAMTMIRPDKLSEYRGVPQNRPAS; the protein is encoded by the coding sequence GTGGTCGGTGCCACCCTCGGTGTGCTCATCTACGCGCTGATCTGCTGGACCCTCATCGGCCGCGGGATCGTGTCCGACGGTGAGGAGGGAACGGGCGGGCTGGCCGATATGGCGACGGCGAAGACTTGCGAGGAGGTAGGGCCGCTGAGCATCGCCGGGATCGGCTATTACTGGGTTTGCGACATCGAGGTTCGCCCGTATTCATCCCGGTACAGTGAGAATGTGGTGGCGGCACGGTCGTTCCCGGACGAGTTGACACCGGCCGACATAGGTAAGCCGGTCCGAGTCAAAGAGGTCGGCAGGTACTACGCGCGGGATTTCAAGAGCGATGTTCCGTGGTGGAGCGTCGCACCTGCGGTCGGTGGGGTCGTGGGGTTGGGGCTGTTCGCCCACTGGCGACGAAACAAGCGTTTCCGCCAACCTATCTCCGAAGCACCCGTGACCACCTCGCTTTCTCTCTCGTCAGTTCGCCCGTTGGGTGGTGTGGCGGCTCCTGCCGGTCTGCCCGCGACGGCATCGAGAACAGTCACCCCCAACGACTGGTCGGCCGCCAAGTTCTGGCGCATTTGCGGGGTGATCTTCGTGGTCGCCGTCATCTCCGGGATCGTGGGTTTCACCGCGGACCGCGGAACGGAGCTCCGCGAAGCGACCCTGACGATCGCGGCGATCGGACTCCTCTCGCCCGGATTGCTTTGGTTCTGCACTCCAGCACGATGGAAAAAGGCGAGCTGGTGCACCACGCTCACGGTGTCGGTCAAGGGAATTCGCTGGTTCCGCCGTGATAAGGCGACCTTCGAGGTGAGCTGGGACGAGCTTCGGGAGCTTCGGCTGACCACTGTCACCGATGGCAAGCGCACCTTGCGCATGATCGACTTCTTCCCCCTCGATGAGGATTTCGCGAAGCGGCATCGACCGCTGAAAGGGCTATGGGAAATCGGGGCGAACCTCGATGGCCGTCTGCTTCCGCCGGTCGTGAACGGCTACCGGATTCCTGAGGCGTTCAGTGACGCCGCGTTCGCCGAAATCCGGACCGCGATGACGATGATCCGGCCGGACAAGCTGAGCGAGTATCGGGGAGTTCCGCAGAACAGGCCCGCGTCCTGA
- a CDS encoding YbaB/EbfC family nucleoid-associated protein, with protein MSNPEQLFADFEAKLADAQRKANQMRTEIEGVSVSERSKDGQISVKVNHAGNLVGLEIGPSVRDNPALAQEILRVVQSAQSKLAGAMQTGVPSIAGTETMNELVNQLHNEYPEPEPTDYVEGGHQAVDEDDRFVAEDELDAPPPPPAPKPPAPPAPPVPPRAARRQQPDHEDDYFAGGDFLR; from the coding sequence GTGTCGAACCCTGAGCAGCTCTTCGCTGATTTCGAGGCCAAGCTGGCCGACGCCCAGCGGAAGGCGAATCAGATGCGCACCGAGATCGAAGGTGTCTCGGTGTCCGAACGCAGCAAGGACGGCCAGATCTCGGTCAAGGTCAACCACGCGGGGAACCTGGTGGGCCTGGAGATCGGCCCGTCCGTGCGGGACAACCCGGCGCTCGCGCAGGAGATCCTCCGCGTCGTCCAGAGCGCCCAGAGCAAACTGGCGGGCGCGATGCAGACCGGTGTCCCGTCCATCGCGGGCACCGAGACCATGAACGAGCTGGTCAACCAGCTGCACAACGAGTACCCGGAACCCGAACCGACCGACTACGTCGAGGGCGGCCACCAGGCCGTGGACGAGGACGACCGCTTCGTCGCCGAAGACGAACTCGACGCGCCTCCGCCCCCGCCTGCTCCGAAGCCGCCCGCTCCTCCGGCCCCGCCCGTGCCGCCGCGTGCCGCGCGTCGGCAGCAGCCGGATCACGAGGACGACTACTTCGCCGGCGGCGACTTCCTGCGCTGA
- a CDS encoding TetR/AcrR family transcriptional regulator, with protein sequence MNNTGRRGRERAATDQDIRRTARALLVEQGPEAVTLRAIARELGITAPALYRYYGSRDDLVEHLRADVVADLAAGLAEDIAQLPDEGALQLFAICKGFRRWALAHTKEFTLVFASPAGDDTLSRLGEPFGRIFLAAAGRVLAMHDLVTPSNDVVPAELRDDLTSFQGELLAVLEESGETFPLEKLDLGVTYLMIQFWARLYGHVTLEVFGNYPIPFSKPDVLFDAMLADLAREIGLSAD encoded by the coding sequence ATGAACAACACCGGCCGCAGGGGTCGCGAGCGGGCCGCGACCGATCAGGACATCCGGCGGACGGCGCGGGCGCTCCTGGTCGAGCAGGGGCCGGAGGCCGTGACCCTGCGGGCGATAGCGCGCGAGCTCGGCATCACGGCGCCGGCGTTGTACCGCTACTACGGCTCGCGTGACGATCTGGTCGAGCACCTTCGCGCCGACGTCGTCGCGGATCTCGCGGCCGGGCTGGCCGAGGACATCGCGCAACTGCCGGACGAGGGCGCGCTTCAGCTTTTCGCCATCTGCAAGGGATTCCGGCGCTGGGCGCTCGCGCACACCAAGGAGTTCACGCTGGTCTTCGCGTCGCCCGCGGGCGACGACACGTTGAGCAGGCTGGGCGAGCCGTTCGGGCGGATCTTCCTCGCGGCGGCGGGCCGGGTGCTCGCGATGCACGATCTGGTGACGCCGTCGAACGACGTGGTCCCGGCCGAGTTGCGCGACGATCTCACGTCGTTCCAAGGGGAATTGCTGGCCGTACTGGAGGAGTCCGGTGAGACGTTCCCGCTCGAGAAGCTCGACCTCGGCGTGACGTACCTGATGATCCAGTTCTGGGCCCGGCTCTACGGGCACGTCACGCTCGAGGTCTTCGGCAATTATCCGATCCCGTTCTCGAAACCGGACGTCCTCTTCGACGCGATGCTGGCCGATCTCGCGCGCGAGATCGGCCTGTCCGCCGACTAG